The following are encoded together in the Mycobacteriales bacterium genome:
- a CDS encoding MoxR family ATPase: protein MTLFASPDDVRERLAATGYLADDAIATTVFLADALGKPLLVEGPAGTGKTELAKAVATAAGAGLVRLQCYEGLDEARALYEWNYRKQLLRIQAAGEQAWEETHDDIFSEEFLLARPLLTAIRRADTTVLLVDETDKADVEVEGLLLEVLSDFQVTVPELGTIEAVRRPFVVLTSNATRELSEALKRRCLFLHVDYPDAEREKAIVLSRVPEVVDALAEQLVRTIRTLRALELKKSPSIAESIDWARTLTVLGVENLDEAAVARTLGVVLKHASDQARAVKELGLDS from the coding sequence ATGACGTTGTTCGCGTCCCCGGACGACGTCCGCGAGCGGCTCGCCGCCACCGGCTACCTCGCCGACGACGCGATCGCGACGACCGTCTTCCTCGCCGACGCCCTGGGCAAGCCGTTGCTGGTCGAGGGCCCGGCCGGCACCGGCAAGACCGAGCTCGCCAAGGCGGTGGCCACCGCAGCCGGTGCCGGGCTGGTCCGGCTGCAGTGCTACGAAGGGCTGGACGAAGCACGGGCGCTCTACGAGTGGAACTACCGCAAGCAGCTGCTGCGGATCCAGGCCGCCGGCGAGCAGGCGTGGGAAGAGACCCACGACGACATCTTCTCCGAGGAGTTCCTGCTCGCGCGGCCGCTGCTCACCGCGATCCGGCGCGCTGACACCACGGTCCTGCTGGTCGACGAGACCGACAAGGCGGACGTCGAGGTCGAGGGCCTGCTGCTCGAGGTCCTGAGCGACTTCCAGGTGACCGTGCCCGAGCTCGGCACGATCGAGGCGGTACGCCGGCCCTTCGTCGTCCTCACGTCGAACGCGACCCGCGAGCTGTCGGAAGCGCTCAAGCGGCGCTGCCTGTTCCTGCACGTCGACTATCCCGACGCCGAACGCGAGAAGGCGATCGTGCTCAGCCGGGTGCCCGAAGTGGTGGATGCGCTGGCGGAGCAGCTGGTGCGCACCATCCGTACTCTTCGCGCGCTGGAGCTGAAGAAGTCGCCGAGCATCGCCGAGAGCATCGACTGGGCGCGGACCCTCACCGTGCTCGGCGTCGAGAACCTCGACGAGGCAGCGGTCGCGCGCACTCTCGGCGTCGTGCTGAAGCACGCCAGCGACCAGGCGCGAGCGGTCAAGGAGCTCGGGCTCGACTCGTGA
- the nadD gene encoding nicotinate-nucleotide adenylyltransferase gives MSDLDDAARRRIGVMGGTFDPIHNGHLVAASEVASRFALDEVVFVPTGEPWQKTDRPVTAAEDRYLMTVIATASNPRFWVSRVDIDRQGPTYTIDTLHDLRGQFGEDSELFFITGADALAAILDWHRSEELFTLAHFVGVTRPGHHLSDPGFPAGAVSLVEVPALAISSTDCRSRVQAGEPIWYLVADGVVQYIAKRNLYAKVG, from the coding sequence GTGAGCGATCTTGATGACGCCGCACGTCGTCGGATCGGTGTGATGGGTGGCACGTTCGACCCGATCCACAACGGCCACCTGGTCGCCGCGAGCGAGGTCGCCAGCCGGTTCGCGCTCGACGAAGTCGTGTTCGTGCCCACGGGCGAGCCCTGGCAGAAGACCGACCGGCCGGTCACGGCGGCCGAGGACCGCTATCTCATGACGGTGATCGCCACCGCCTCCAACCCGCGGTTCTGGGTGAGCCGGGTCGACATCGACCGCCAGGGTCCGACGTACACGATCGACACCCTGCACGACCTGCGCGGCCAGTTCGGCGAGGACAGCGAGCTGTTCTTCATCACCGGCGCCGACGCGCTGGCGGCGATCCTGGACTGGCACCGCTCGGAGGAGCTGTTCACGCTCGCGCACTTCGTCGGGGTGACCCGGCCCGGCCATCACCTGTCGGATCCCGGCTTCCCTGCCGGGGCGGTCAGCCTGGTCGAGGTGCCGGCGCTGGCGATCAGCTCGACGGATTGCCGGTCAAGGGTGCAGGCCGGTGAGCCGATCTGGTACCTCGTGGCGGATGGGGTCGTGCAATACATCGCCAAGCGCAACTTGTACGCGAAAGTAGGGTAA
- a CDS encoding VWA domain-containing protein gives MSADPTTSDGPGAGGLVDRHVSFMGALRGVGLPVSMAESLDAGRAMAAIDLLDREQLRAAYAATVVKHPAHRPAFDRLFDLWWPPAIGDGARADDAAEHADDLDEIDPADLAGLREALRERLRDVLISGDDEALRRLAREAVNGLGRTESGQPGRQSWFTYRVLRALNAETLMASLLEAVLHGQERGGLAERVARQMLSERMRQFEELVESEVRRRLAEDRGAEAIAKTAVKPLVEQVDFLRASRDDLVALRREVYPLARRLATRLTARRRLGRRGRLDVRRTVRASLSSGGVPLTTVFRPHKPHKPELVVLCDVSGSVAAFAHFTVLLAFALREQFAKVRVFAFVDTTDEVTQFFDRGGDVVDALARMSAEADVVWFDGHSDYGHAFEVFAQKWPDAVGPKASFLVLGDARTNYRAPSLPALRSIVRQARHAYWLNPEPRQYWSSGDSAAAVYGEVVPMVECRNVAQLQQFVEGLLPV, from the coding sequence GTGAGCGCTGACCCGACGACGAGCGACGGTCCCGGCGCGGGCGGGCTGGTCGACCGGCACGTCAGCTTCATGGGCGCGCTTCGCGGCGTCGGTCTGCCGGTGTCGATGGCCGAGTCGCTGGACGCCGGCCGCGCGATGGCGGCCATCGATCTGCTCGACCGCGAGCAGCTGCGTGCGGCGTACGCCGCGACGGTGGTGAAGCATCCGGCACACCGGCCGGCCTTCGACCGGCTGTTCGACCTGTGGTGGCCGCCCGCGATCGGCGACGGCGCCCGAGCGGATGACGCCGCAGAACACGCCGACGATCTCGACGAGATCGATCCCGCGGACCTGGCCGGGCTGCGCGAGGCGCTGCGCGAGCGGCTGCGCGACGTGCTGATCTCTGGCGACGACGAGGCGCTCCGGCGCCTCGCGCGCGAGGCCGTGAACGGCCTCGGCCGGACCGAGAGCGGGCAGCCCGGCCGCCAGTCGTGGTTCACCTACCGGGTCCTGCGCGCGCTCAATGCCGAGACGTTGATGGCGTCGCTGCTCGAGGCGGTTCTGCACGGTCAGGAGCGCGGCGGCCTGGCCGAGCGGGTCGCGCGGCAGATGCTCAGCGAGCGCATGCGGCAGTTCGAAGAGTTGGTCGAGTCCGAGGTACGTCGCCGGCTCGCCGAGGACCGCGGCGCCGAGGCGATCGCGAAGACGGCGGTGAAGCCGCTGGTCGAGCAGGTCGACTTCCTGCGCGCGTCGCGCGACGACCTGGTCGCGCTACGCCGCGAGGTCTATCCGCTCGCCCGCCGCCTCGCCACCCGGCTGACTGCGCGCCGGCGACTCGGTCGCCGAGGTCGGCTCGATGTCCGGCGTACGGTTCGCGCGTCGCTGTCCAGCGGCGGGGTTCCGCTGACGACGGTCTTCCGGCCGCACAAGCCGCACAAGCCGGAGCTGGTCGTGCTGTGCGACGTCAGCGGATCGGTGGCGGCGTTTGCTCACTTCACCGTGCTGCTCGCGTTCGCCCTCCGCGAGCAGTTCGCGAAGGTGCGCGTCTTCGCGTTCGTCGACACGACGGATGAGGTGACGCAGTTCTTCGACCGGGGCGGCGACGTCGTCGATGCGCTTGCGCGGATGTCGGCCGAGGCGGATGTGGTGTGGTTCGACGGGCACAGCGACTACGGGCACGCGTTCGAGGTCTTTGCGCAGAAGTGGCCGGATGCGGTCGGCCCCAAGGCGTCGTTCCTCGTGCTCGGCGACGCGCGGACGAACTATCGAGCACCGTCGCTGCCCGCACTGCGGTCGATCGTGCGGCAGGCCCGGCACGCCTACTGGCTCAACCCCGAGCCCCGGCAGTACTGGTCGTCGGGCGACTCGGCAGCGGCGGTGTACGGCGAGGTCGTGCCGATGGTCGAGTGCCGCAACGTCGCGCAACTCCAGCAGTTCGTCGAGGGTCTGCTCCCGGTCTAA